The DNA sequence ctaatgaaTTATTtacgatttattatatttgtttagaattttattttcagaaaattatattattaagagCAATTAAATCGAATTtatgatactttgagtttaaaaattattttgaacttatataaattttaaaataattagatatttttaatatttaaaatagtaatttaaaaataatcaagatttgattcaatttgaataattgagatttaggatttaatactttaattttataaattaaaagaaaattaattatattatcactaattttaaattagagtacttATTTGAaactaattagtaagttgataaaCAAagaatattcttaaaataattatattggaATACATTTAGATTCAATTACTACTCTAtcctttaattttatcaaaatttctacactatttttattctttttatgaaACTCTAACCCTAACTATCTCTCAGtcaccacacacacacacacacttagcaaagaagaaaagaagacagAATCTGAGAAAGGGAGAGTGAAGgaggaaggaagaagagaagaggggaagagagaGCCGGCGCTGGTGGGAGTCACTGCCACCATTGTCGCTGtgcttgagagagagagagagagagagagagagagagagagagagagagggggggggagAAGATGCgattgttgggaataaggagtatgactacaattcaatcaatcatgtgtcaaataatttgttattgttattatattaaaatgttaaaactAAAAGGAGGTGATAACTAAGTTTGATGTAGTACGCTTGTGGGGTTGTGATATGGTGGGTTGGGAGTTTGTGGAATCAATGGGTGCTTCTGGTGGTTTACTGTTAATGTgggataatttattatttaaatgttCGAATTGTTACAAAGGAGATGGTTGGCTGTGCGTTGAAGGTTTgctgacaaaaataattttaaatgtgcTTTTTGCTTGGTATATGGTGCACATGCTCGGAATGAGAAATTGGTGATGTGGGAAGAGTTAAGCTACATCGTGGGATTATGTCAGGTCCCGTTTTGTTTCATGGGAGACTTTAATGAGATACTACGGGTGGAGAAAAGGAAAGGCGCTGTTAGTTTACCGGCATCTGCGGAGGATTTTAAGGAATGGGTGCAAGACCTACAGATAGTAGATTTACCATTGACCGATCGGAAATTCACATCGTTCCGAGGACAATTTTGTAGCCACATTGATAGGATCTTGGTCAGTTTGGAGTGGCTTGAGGAGTTTCCAGATACTCGTTTGAAAGGGGGACCGAGAGGTCTATCTGATCATTGCCCGTTGATCTTAGAAGATTCTAAATTTTGTGCCAGTCCGAGACTTTTTCGTAGTTTGGATTTCTGGTTCACACATGAAGGATTTCTGAAGTTGGTAAAGGATGAGTAGAGGAGATTGGGAGATGATACGTTCACAAACAAGCTGAAGGCTTTGATGGTACCGCTAAGAAGATGGCACAAGAATAATTTTGGGGACATGGACAGCAGGATAAAAAAGTTTGAGGAAGAGATTAAGAAGATTGATGATATGGTTAGTGCTGGTAATTATGATGGAACAATGGAGGCTAGAAGGAAGGCACTAGTGACTTGCTGTGCGAAGTGGTATGTCAGAAAAGAGAtccattggaagcagatgtcccGATCCCAACATGCTCGAGAAATGGACAAGAACACTAGGTACTTCCACAACATAGCATCGGCAAGAAGGAGGAACAACATAATCGATTCTTTAGTGATTAATGGAAGACTGATACGAAATCAGGCCAGAATAAAGACTACGATTACAGGCTTTTATAAAGAACTGTATAGGCAGGAGCATGCTCCTTTGGTTGGGATCCGTGAGGGACTGGTCAAGAAGATTGATGAAGACGATGCAGCAGTGTTAGAGGAAATGCCATCAGTCGAGGAAGTACGAGAGGCAGTTTGGGATTGTGAGTCCAGTAAAGCACCGGGTGGTGATGGCTATAatatgaacttcataaagaaGTGTTGGGGGGAGATTGGTCAGGAGTTTATTG is a window from the Arachis hypogaea cultivar Tifrunner chromosome 17, arahy.Tifrunner.gnm2.J5K5, whole genome shotgun sequence genome containing:
- the LOC112763022 gene encoding uncharacterized protein → MDSRIKKFEEEIKKIDDMVSAGNYDGTMEARRKALVTCCAKWYVRKEIHWKQMSRSQHAREMDKNTRYFHNIASARRRNNIIDSLVINGRLIRNQARIKTTITGFYKELYRQEHAPLVGIREGLVKKIDEDDAAVLEEMPSVEEVREAVWDCESSKAPGGDGYNMNFIKKCWGEIGQEFIGAVLGFF